A single genomic interval of Rhinopithecus roxellana isolate Shanxi Qingling chromosome 11, ASM756505v1, whole genome shotgun sequence harbors:
- the LOC115892053 gene encoding ankyrin repeat domain-containing protein 30B-like, which translates to MKRLLAAAGKGVPCPKFPGASSELVYTNNDWYIIHFGDLGKIHKAASLGQVQKLESMTVKKKSIDLNKRDAKKRTALHWACVNGHAEVVTFLVDRKCQLDVLDGESRTPLIKALQCQREACANILIDSGADVNAVDVYGNTPLHYAVYSENLSMVAKLLSHDAVIEVQNKASLTPLLLAIIQRNERIVEFLLTKNANANAVNEFKCTALMLAVCEGSSEIVGMLLQQNVDIFAEDTYGMTAEHYAAACGVNL; encoded by the exons ATGAAGAGGCTCTTAGCTGCCGCTGGCAAGGGCGTGCCGTGCCCGAAGTTCCCGGGCGCCTCCAGCGAGCTGGTCTACACCAACAACGACTGGTACATCATCCACTTCGGGGATCTCGGGAAGATCCATAAAGCTGCCTCCCTGGGCCAAGTCCAGAAGCTGGAGAGTATGACGGTAAAGAAGAAAAGCATCGACCTGAACAAAAGAGATGCGAAGAAGAG GACTGCTCTACACTGGGCCTGTGTCAACGGTCATGCAGAAGTAGTAACATTTCTGGTAGACAGAAAGTGCCAACTTGATGTCCTTGATGGCGAAAGCAGGACACCTCTGATCAAG GCTCTACAATGCCAGAGGGAGGCTTGTGCAAATATTCTGATAGATTCTGGTGCTGATGTAAATGCTGTAGATGTGTATGGCAACACACCTCTCCATTATGCTGTTTATAGTGAGAATTTATCAATGGTGGCAAAACTGCTGTCCCATGATGCAGTCATCGAAGTGCAAAACAAG GCTAGCCTCACACCTCTTTTACTGGccataatacaaagaaatgagcGAATTGTGGAATTCTTACTGacaaaaaatgcaaatgcaaatgcaGTTAATGAGTTTAAATG CACAGCCCTTATGCTTGCCGTATGTGAGGGATCATCAGAGATAGTCGGCATGCTTCTTCAGCAAAATGTTGACATCTTTGCTGAAGATACGTATGGAATGACTGCAGAACATTATGCTGCTGCTTGTGGAGTTAATTTGTAA